One genomic region from Lysobacterales bacterium encodes:
- the mscL gene encoding large-conductance mechanosensitive channel protein MscL produces the protein MSFISEFKAFAMRGNVVDLAVGVVIGAAFGKIVGSLVDGIIMPLIGLIIGGVNFSDLAITLKEGAEGVEPVLFKYGAFLQTVVDFTIIAFAIFMVIKLMNRLQRKKEEAPAAPPAPPEDVLLLREIRDLLKK, from the coding sequence ATGAGCTTCATCAGTGAATTCAAGGCCTTTGCCATGCGTGGCAACGTCGTCGACCTGGCGGTGGGCGTGGTCATCGGCGCGGCCTTCGGCAAGATCGTCGGCTCGCTGGTCGACGGCATCATCATGCCGCTGATCGGCCTGATCATCGGCGGCGTCAACTTCTCCGATCTTGCCATCACGCTGAAGGAAGGCGCTGAGGGCGTGGAGCCGGTGCTGTTCAAGTACGGCGCCTTCCTGCAGACGGTGGTCGACTTCACCATCATCGCGTTCGCGATCTTCATGGTGATCAAGCTGATGAACCGCCTGCAGCGCAAGAAGGAAGAGGCGCCCGCCGCGCCACCAGCGCCGCCGGAAGACGTGCTTCTGCTGCGCGAAATCCGCGACCTGTTGAAGAAGTGA
- a CDS encoding cob(I)yrinic acid a,c-diamide adenosyltransferase gives MGNRLSKIYTRTGDDGSTGLGDGSRVSKDSARVTAYGTVDELNSCIGVLLAQELPDAIREPLVSIQHQLFDLGGELCIPGHAAMQDADIERLEGILDGLNADLPPLKDFILPGGGAPAAHCHVARTVCRRAEREVVTLGHHDAVRPQAIRYLNRLSDLLFVMARVLARASGHGEVLWNHERRKG, from the coding sequence ATGGGCAATCGACTCTCAAAGATCTACACGCGCACCGGCGACGACGGCAGCACAGGCCTCGGTGACGGCAGCCGCGTGTCCAAAGACTCCGCCCGCGTCACCGCATACGGCACGGTCGACGAGCTCAACTCCTGCATCGGCGTGCTGCTGGCGCAGGAGCTGCCGGACGCGATTCGCGAGCCACTGGTCTCGATCCAGCACCAGCTCTTCGACCTGGGCGGCGAGCTCTGCATCCCCGGCCATGCCGCGATGCAGGATGCCGACATCGAGCGCCTCGAAGGCATCCTCGACGGGCTCAACGCCGACCTGCCGCCGCTCAAGGATTTCATCCTGCCCGGCGGCGGCGCGCCGGCGGCGCACTGCCATGTCGCTCGCACCGTCTGTCGCCGCGCTGAGCGCGAGGTCGTCACCCTCGGGCATCACGATGCGGTGCGTCCACAGGCGATCCGCTATCTCAACCGGCTGTCGGACCTGCTGTTCGTGATGGCACGCGTGCTTGCACGCGCCTCCGGCCACGGCGAAGTGCTGTGGAACCACGAGCGGCGCAAGGGCTGA
- a CDS encoding nucleotidyltransferase family protein: protein MSAVEVALVLAAGRGERMRPLTDVTPKPLLQVGGKRLIEWHLDALANAGVRRVVINTAHLADCFEPALGDGARFGLSIRYSREAERLETGGGLLNALPLLDAPRFLLVNGDVFCDVDYARFALGANDFAQLLMVDNPPQHPHGDFHLDGARLRSEGAPRLTYAGIGLFDARLLEAWREVIGDSEDSRRSPPRFGLAPLLRAAMSADRIAGLKHTGAWEDVGTPERLAALDGRLQAHTHR from the coding sequence ATGAGCGCGGTCGAAGTCGCCTTGGTCCTCGCCGCCGGCCGCGGCGAGCGCATGCGCCCGCTCACCGACGTCACGCCCAAACCGCTGCTGCAGGTCGGCGGCAAGCGCCTGATCGAATGGCATCTCGACGCGCTGGCGAACGCCGGCGTGCGGCGCGTGGTGATCAACACCGCGCATCTCGCCGACTGCTTCGAGCCAGCGCTGGGCGACGGCGCGCGCTTCGGGCTGTCGATCCGCTACAGCCGCGAGGCCGAGCGGCTGGAGACCGGCGGCGGCTTGCTGAACGCCCTGCCCCTGCTCGACGCGCCGCGCTTCCTGCTGGTCAACGGCGACGTGTTCTGCGACGTCGACTACGCCCGCTTCGCGCTGGGGGCGAACGATTTCGCCCAGCTGCTGATGGTCGACAATCCGCCGCAGCACCCGCACGGTGATTTCCACCTCGACGGCGCGCGGCTGCGCAGCGAAGGCGCGCCGCGCCTCACCTATGCCGGCATCGGCCTGTTCGACGCCCGCCTGTTGGAAGCTTGGCGCGAAGTCATCGGCGACAGCGAGGACAGCCGCCGCAGCCCGCCCCGCTTCGGCCTCGCTCCGCTGCTGCGCGCAGCGATGAGTGCCGATCGCATCGCCGGGCTCAAGCACACCGGCGCCTGGGAAGATGTCGGCACGCCGGAACGGCTGGCGGCGCTGGATGGGCGATTGCAGGCGCACACCCACCGCTGA
- the ubiE gene encoding bifunctional demethylmenaquinone methyltransferase/2-methoxy-6-polyprenyl-1,4-benzoquinol methylase UbiE encodes MNTTSDAKDTASAQSAPGATTHFGFREVPTAEKERLVGQVFSSVAAKYDLMNDLMSFGIHRLWKRYFVATSGVRRGDRVLDLAGGTGDIARLLQERVGESGEVIIGDINGDMLRVGRDRLTDRGMVRGLRYAQLNAEALPFPDASFDLVTIAFGLRNVTDKQRALNEMQRVLKTGGRALVLEFSEVQPQWLKPLYDLHSFQVLPRLGKLFAGDADSYRYLAESIRQHPPQNALKAMMEAAGLERCDYRNLTGGICAIHSGHKL; translated from the coding sequence ATGAACACGACCAGCGACGCCAAGGACACCGCCTCCGCGCAGAGCGCGCCCGGCGCGACCACCCACTTCGGCTTCCGCGAAGTGCCCACCGCCGAGAAGGAGCGCCTGGTCGGCCAGGTCTTCAGCTCGGTGGCCGCGAAGTACGACCTCATGAACGATCTCATGAGCTTCGGCATCCATCGCCTGTGGAAGCGCTACTTCGTCGCCACCAGCGGCGTGCGCCGCGGTGATCGGGTGCTGGATCTGGCCGGAGGGACGGGCGACATCGCCCGCCTGCTGCAGGAGCGGGTGGGCGAGAGCGGTGAGGTCATCATCGGTGACATCAATGGCGACATGTTGCGCGTGGGCCGCGATCGACTCACCGATCGCGGCATGGTCCGCGGCCTGCGCTATGCCCAGCTGAACGCCGAGGCGCTGCCCTTCCCGGACGCCAGCTTCGATCTGGTCACCATCGCCTTCGGCCTGCGCAACGTCACCGACAAGCAGAGGGCGCTGAACGAAATGCAGCGCGTGCTCAAGACCGGCGGTCGGGCGCTGGTGCTGGAGTTCTCGGAGGTACAGCCGCAGTGGCTGAAGCCGCTCTATGACCTGCATTCCTTCCAGGTGCTGCCGCGTCTGGGCAAGCTGTTTGCGGGCGACGCCGACAGCTATCGCTACCTTGCCGAATCGATCCGCCAGCATCCGCCGCAGAACGCACTGAAGGCGATGATGGAAGCCGCTGGCCTGGAGCGCTGCGACTACCGCAACCTGACCGGCGGGATCTGCGCGATCCACTCGGGGCATAAGCTCTGA
- a CDS encoding GNAT family N-acetyltransferase, which yields MPVADRDLAWSCLPFEALDVHRLYAVMRLRVDVFIVEQTCAYPDLDGRDARADVWHLLGERAGQLLAYARLLPPGLAFDTPAIGRVIVSAGARGSGLAHALMREAIARCEVLWPGQPITLGAQAHLQGFYAAHGFAVCSEGYLEDGIPHVDMRRPGAG from the coding sequence ATGCCTGTAGCTGATCGCGACCTCGCCTGGTCCTGCCTGCCGTTCGAGGCGCTCGACGTGCATCGCCTCTACGCGGTGATGCGCTTGCGTGTCGATGTGTTCATCGTCGAACAGACCTGCGCCTATCCGGACCTCGACGGCCGCGATGCCCGAGCAGACGTCTGGCATCTGCTGGGCGAGCGCGCCGGTCAGCTGCTCGCCTATGCGCGTCTGCTGCCGCCCGGCCTCGCCTTCGACACGCCGGCCATCGGTCGGGTGATCGTGAGCGCCGGCGCGCGTGGTTCAGGCCTCGCGCATGCGCTGATGCGCGAGGCGATCGCCCGCTGCGAAGTGCTCTGGCCCGGCCAGCCGATCACGCTCGGCGCGCAGGCGCACCTGCAGGGCTTCTACGCGGCGCACGGCTTCGCGGTCTGCTCCGAGGGCTATCTCGAAGACGGCATCCCGCATGTCGACATGCGGCGACCGGGAGCCGGCTGA
- a CDS encoding anion transporter, which translates to MTALVIAVFVIVYLGMALGRLPGLALDRSGIALCGAALMLAAGALPQGDWSQVLDLPTLVLLFALMLIGGHFAEAGAFDAVARMLSCSPLSPLALLGLVVATSGLLSALLVNDIVVFALTPLLAQGLAARALDPRPFLLGLALASNAGSAATLVGNPQNLLIGELGQLDFLAYLGIAALPSALALLCVFTVIAWVWRGRLAVDTRAEALAEQPLQRWLLMKSLLAVLAVMMAMLMLDRHREIAALAIAGVLLAGRSVGTAALLKRVDWSLLVLIASLFVVTAAFAQLPIAGAAMAGLDAAGLSFERLGLLVPAALIGSNTIGNVPLVMLLVETLGELSQPALTALAIFSTLAGNLLLLGSLANLITAERAAQAGVRLGFADFARVGIPVTLISTALALAWLLLRGWSL; encoded by the coding sequence ATGACCGCCCTTGTCATCGCCGTGTTCGTGATCGTCTATCTCGGCATGGCGCTGGGCCGCCTGCCCGGCCTGGCGCTGGACCGCAGCGGCATCGCGCTCTGCGGCGCGGCCTTGATGCTGGCAGCCGGGGCCCTGCCCCAGGGCGACTGGTCGCAGGTGCTCGATCTGCCGACCCTTGTCCTGCTGTTCGCGCTGATGCTGATTGGCGGCCACTTCGCCGAGGCCGGCGCCTTCGATGCGGTGGCGCGCATGCTTTCGTGCAGCCCGCTGTCGCCGCTCGCCCTGCTCGGGCTGGTGGTCGCCACCAGCGGCCTGCTCTCTGCGCTGCTGGTCAACGATATCGTGGTGTTCGCGCTGACTCCGCTGCTGGCCCAGGGGCTCGCCGCGCGCGCGCTCGACCCGCGGCCATTTCTGCTTGGGCTGGCGCTGGCCAGCAATGCCGGCTCGGCCGCAACCCTGGTCGGCAACCCGCAGAACCTGCTGATCGGCGAGCTGGGCCAGCTCGATTTTCTCGCCTATCTCGGCATCGCCGCCCTGCCTTCGGCACTCGCCCTGCTGTGCGTTTTCACCGTGATCGCGTGGGTCTGGCGCGGGCGGCTCGCGGTCGACACGCGCGCCGAGGCCCTGGCCGAACAGCCGCTGCAGCGCTGGCTGCTGATGAAGAGCCTGCTCGCGGTGCTGGCGGTCATGATGGCGATGCTGATGCTCGATCGGCACCGCGAGATCGCCGCGCTGGCGATTGCCGGCGTCCTGCTGGCCGGGCGCAGTGTCGGCACGGCCGCCCTGCTGAAGCGCGTCGACTGGAGCCTGCTGGTGCTGATCGCCAGCCTGTTCGTGGTCACCGCCGCCTTCGCGCAGCTGCCGATCGCCGGCGCGGCGATGGCGGGGCTGGATGCGGCCGGGCTCAGCTTCGAGCGGCTTGGCCTGCTGGTGCCGGCAGCGCTGATCGGCAGCAATACCATCGGCAACGTGCCGCTGGTGATGCTGCTGGTGGAAACCCTGGGCGAGCTGTCGCAGCCCGCCTTGACCGCGCTGGCCATCTTCTCGACCCTGGCTGGCAATCTGCTGCTGCTCGGCAGCCTGGCCAACCTCATCACCGCCGAGCGCGCCGCCCAGGCCGGCGTGCGGCTTGGCTTCGCCGACTTCGCCCGGGTCGGCATTCCCGTCACCCTGATCTCGACCGCGCTGGCGCTGGCCTGGCTGCTGCTGCGCGGGTGGAGCCTCTGA
- a CDS encoding Rieske (2Fe-2S) protein has translation MSQRLCLLSELSESQALAVDAQIDNSEESLVLVRSGERVEAFLNVCPHAGRRLDWAPGKFLMEGGRLICAAHGASFALPGGACVAGPCKGQSLSAVAVRVDGDAVVLD, from the coding sequence ATGTCCCAACGCCTGTGTCTGTTGTCCGAGCTGTCCGAATCCCAAGCTCTCGCGGTGGACGCGCAGATCGACAACAGCGAGGAATCGCTCGTGCTGGTGCGCAGCGGCGAGCGCGTCGAGGCCTTTCTGAACGTGTGTCCGCATGCAGGTCGACGTCTCGACTGGGCGCCCGGCAAGTTCCTGATGGAGGGCGGCCGCCTCATTTGCGCCGCGCACGGGGCGAGTTTCGCCCTGCCTGGCGGCGCCTGCGTTGCGGGGCCCTGCAAGGGGCAATCGCTGTCCGCCGTCGCCGTGCGTGTCGACGGCGACGCCGTGGTGCTGGACTGA
- a CDS encoding phosphotransferase encodes MSAVVAPTVPSDPRAIEALAWACAQLDRTGLGLAPAASDASFRRYLRLDGAPELLLMDSPPAQVPLQPWLEVGALIGGAGLRVPRVVAADAERGFALIEHLGDALYQHRLDADSASALYGRAMEALLRLQTLPAGAVPPYEHARFEMELELMPEWFLRRHLGIALECEQWDPIESAFRLLLDSAMAQPRVFVHRDYHSRNLLDCAPGPGIIDFQDALDGPLTYDLVSLLRDCYLRWDEARVQTWAEDFRRELVRAGRIADAPQRFFRALDLMGLQRHLKVLGIFCRLHYRDGKAGYLADLPRVLGYVLDIAARYPELADFRALMLRFTEGRDVTRPREVAPA; translated from the coding sequence GTGAGCGCAGTCGTCGCGCCCACGGTTCCCAGCGATCCGCGCGCCATCGAGGCGCTGGCCTGGGCCTGCGCGCAGCTCGATCGCACCGGCCTGGGCCTGGCCCCCGCGGCCAGCGACGCCAGCTTCCGCCGCTACCTGCGGCTCGACGGCGCGCCCGAGCTGCTGCTGATGGATTCGCCGCCCGCGCAGGTGCCGCTGCAGCCCTGGCTGGAAGTCGGCGCGCTGATCGGCGGCGCTGGCCTGCGCGTGCCCCGTGTCGTTGCCGCCGACGCCGAGCGCGGTTTCGCCCTGATCGAGCATCTCGGCGACGCGCTCTATCAGCACCGTCTCGATGCCGACAGCGCCAGTGCCCTGTATGGCCGCGCGATGGAGGCCCTGCTGCGCCTGCAGACCCTGCCCGCCGGGGCGGTGCCGCCCTACGAACATGCCCGCTTCGAGATGGAGCTGGAGCTGATGCCGGAGTGGTTCCTGCGTCGGCATCTGGGCATCGCGCTGGAGTGCGAGCAATGGGACCCGATCGAATCGGCCTTCCGCCTGCTGCTCGACAGCGCGATGGCGCAGCCGCGGGTGTTCGTCCACCGCGACTACCACAGCCGCAATCTGCTCGACTGCGCGCCCGGCCCCGGCATCATCGACTTCCAGGACGCGCTCGACGGCCCGCTGACCTACGACCTCGTCTCGCTGCTGCGCGACTGCTACCTGCGCTGGGACGAGGCCCGCGTGCAGACCTGGGCCGAGGACTTCCGCCGCGAACTGGTGCGCGCCGGGCGCATTGCCGACGCGCCGCAGCGTTTCTTCCGCGCCCTCGACCTGATGGGCCTGCAGCGCCATCTGAAGGTGCTGGGCATCTTCTGCCGCCTGCACTACCGCGACGGCAAGGCCGGCTACCTCGCTGACCTGCCGCGCGTGCTCGGCTACGTGCTCGACATCGCCGCACGCTATCCCGAACTGGCCGATTTCCGCGCCCTGATGCTGCGCTTCACCGAAGGCCGCGATGTGACCCGGCCGCGCGAAGTCGCGCCGGCATGA
- a CDS encoding M20/M25/M40 family metallo-hydrolase, with protein MRLRASLLAATFALTAHAAEPLAPTPTPLAADSLQNAAALRDQHVEAGAAYAIVESLTTEVGPRMAGTPADARAVEWAQQKFKALGFDEVRIEPFKFPYWRRGHERGEVLAPFPQPLAITALGGSIGTGGAPLEAEILAFDSIAALQAAPEGAAAGRIVFITQRTQRARDGRGYGLSVIGRSSGAVEAAKKGAVGLIIRSISTNTDRFPHTGIMRYADGVNQIPAAAVSNPDADLLTRMLERGQPVRIRLDIDAENRGEATSYNVIGDIRGRERPDEVVVIGGHLDSWDLGTGALDDGAGVGITMAAGAALLKLEQRPLRTVRVIAWGNEEQGLIGARAYAALHAEQMANHVIGAESDFGAGRIYALRAGVEPAYWPLLEQIAGVLTPLGIPFEREGGGPGPDIGPLVQRGVPWAQLAQDGMDYFDYHHTANDTLDKIDSEALDQQARAYAVFAYLAAEAEGGFGRARKQP; from the coding sequence ATGCGCCTGCGCGCCAGCCTGCTTGCTGCCACCTTCGCGCTGACTGCGCATGCCGCTGAACCGCTTGCACCGACGCCGACCCCGCTGGCAGCCGACAGCCTGCAGAACGCCGCCGCCCTGCGCGACCAGCATGTCGAAGCCGGCGCGGCCTACGCCATCGTCGAATCGCTGACCACCGAGGTCGGCCCGCGCATGGCGGGCACTCCGGCCGATGCCCGCGCCGTCGAATGGGCACAGCAGAAGTTCAAGGCGCTGGGCTTCGATGAGGTGCGCATCGAGCCGTTCAAGTTCCCCTACTGGCGGCGCGGGCACGAGCGCGGCGAGGTGCTGGCGCCGTTTCCGCAGCCGCTGGCGATTACCGCTCTCGGCGGCAGCATCGGCACTGGCGGAGCGCCGCTGGAGGCCGAGATCCTCGCCTTCGACAGCATTGCCGCGCTGCAGGCCGCACCCGAGGGGGCGGCCGCAGGCAGGATCGTCTTCATCACCCAGCGCACCCAGCGCGCGCGCGACGGCCGCGGCTATGGGCTCAGCGTGATCGGCCGCAGCTCGGGCGCGGTCGAGGCGGCGAAAAAGGGCGCGGTGGGCCTGATCATCCGTTCGATCAGCACCAATACCGATCGCTTCCCGCACACCGGCATCATGCGCTACGCCGACGGGGTGAATCAGATCCCCGCGGCGGCGGTTTCCAACCCCGACGCCGACCTGCTGACGCGCATGCTGGAGCGCGGCCAACCGGTGCGCATCCGCCTCGACATCGACGCCGAGAACCGCGGCGAGGCGACCAGCTACAACGTGATCGGCGACATCCGCGGGCGCGAGCGGCCGGACGAGGTCGTGGTGATCGGCGGCCATCTCGATTCCTGGGACCTCGGCACCGGCGCGCTTGATGATGGCGCCGGCGTCGGCATCACGATGGCGGCGGGCGCCGCCCTGCTGAAGCTTGAGCAGCGTCCGCTCCGCACCGTGCGGGTGATCGCCTGGGGCAATGAGGAGCAGGGCCTGATCGGCGCGCGCGCCTACGCCGCGCTGCACGCCGAGCAGATGGCGAATCACGTGATCGGCGCCGAGAGCGATTTCGGCGCGGGCCGCATCTACGCGCTGCGCGCCGGTGTTGAGCCGGCGTACTGGCCGCTGCTGGAGCAGATCGCCGGGGTGCTGACGCCGCTCGGCATTCCTTTCGAGCGCGAGGGCGGCGGCCCCGGACCGGACATCGGCCCGCTGGTGCAGCGCGGTGTGCCCTGGGCGCAGCTGGCGCAGGACGGCATGGACTACTTCGACTACCACCACACCGCCAACGACACGCTGGACAAGATCGACAGCGAGGCGCTCGACCAGCAGGCGCGCGCCTACGCGGTGTTCGCCTATCTGGCGGCCGAGGCCGAGGGCGGCTTTGGCAGAGCGCGCAAGCAGCCCTGA
- a CDS encoding M1 family metallopeptidase — MALYSASRFVLLSLFALLVAGVASTVSAAPDGPAVEIDPALVERARDEHSYAQPDKVRIRDLALNLHVDFDTRTLRGAADYALDWQDRKSRQLVLDTRDLSIDKVLGRRADGLWRRLDFKLDAPDPVFGSALRIKMRRQYEVVRVRYRTSQSASGLQWLEPAMTAGGKQPFLFSQSQAIHARSWVPLQDTPGVRYTYTAVVHTPPNLVALMSADNPVSPVRNGRYVFRMSQPIPSYLMAIAVGDLAFKPISARAGVWAEPQTLDAAVEEFADTERMIEVAESLYGPYRWQRYDLLILPPSFPFGGMENPRLSFITPTVMVGDKSLVSLIAHELAHSWSGNLVTNASWKDIWLNEGFTSYVENRIVEALYGVERAQMESVIEQTSLRRSLGELDAKDQVLVLPPLAGRDPDDALSPVAYIKGAWFLSFLEQRYGREAFDAFLRGYFDRFAFQSIDSGAFIGHLRETLMASQPEVMSEAELQAWLFEPGVPEFAVPASSPRFDAVDAARSRFLDGKTAAKELDTAQWSTQEWLHFLEGMPEVLESAQLIALDEAFRFTGTANGEFAMRWYPLAERSGYFEARPAMAEFLKRIGRRKLILPVYAALAASPEGKEFARAVFADARPGYHPITAASVEAALK, encoded by the coding sequence ATGGCTCTGTATTCCGCCTCGCGTTTCGTGCTTCTCAGTCTGTTCGCGCTGCTTGTCGCGGGCGTGGCCTCCACCGTGAGCGCCGCCCCCGACGGACCCGCTGTCGAGATCGATCCGGCGCTGGTTGAGCGCGCTCGCGACGAGCACAGCTACGCCCAGCCCGACAAGGTGCGGATTCGCGATCTCGCCTTGAACCTGCACGTCGACTTCGACACCCGAACCCTGCGCGGCGCGGCGGATTACGCCTTGGACTGGCAGGACCGCAAGTCGCGTCAGCTGGTGCTCGATACCCGCGACCTCAGCATCGACAAGGTGCTCGGCCGCCGTGCCGACGGCCTGTGGCGGCGTCTCGATTTCAAGCTGGATGCGCCGGATCCGGTGTTCGGCTCGGCCCTGCGCATCAAGATGCGCCGTCAATATGAAGTGGTGCGGGTGCGCTACCGGACCTCGCAGTCGGCCTCCGGTCTGCAGTGGCTGGAGCCCGCCATGACGGCCGGCGGCAAGCAGCCCTTCTTGTTCAGCCAATCGCAGGCGATCCATGCGCGCAGCTGGGTCCCACTGCAGGACACGCCCGGCGTCCGCTACACCTATACCGCGGTGGTGCACACGCCGCCGAACCTGGTCGCGCTGATGAGCGCCGACAACCCGGTCAGCCCGGTGCGCAACGGCCGCTACGTGTTCCGCATGTCGCAGCCGATCCCTTCGTATCTGATGGCGATTGCGGTGGGCGACCTCGCCTTCAAGCCGATCTCGGCGCGCGCCGGCGTCTGGGCGGAGCCGCAAACCTTGGATGCCGCGGTCGAGGAGTTCGCCGACACCGAGCGCATGATCGAGGTCGCCGAGTCGCTGTACGGCCCCTACCGCTGGCAGCGCTACGACCTTTTGATCCTGCCGCCCAGCTTCCCCTTCGGCGGCATGGAGAACCCGCGCCTGTCCTTCATCACGCCGACCGTGATGGTGGGTGACAAGTCGCTGGTCAGCCTGATCGCGCATGAGCTGGCGCACTCCTGGTCGGGCAACCTCGTGACCAATGCGAGCTGGAAGGACATCTGGCTCAACGAGGGCTTTACCAGCTACGTCGAGAACCGCATCGTCGAGGCGCTCTACGGCGTCGAGCGTGCGCAGATGGAAAGCGTGATCGAGCAGACCAGCCTGCGCCGCAGCCTGGGCGAGCTCGATGCCAAGGACCAGGTGCTGGTGCTGCCGCCGCTGGCCGGTCGCGACCCGGATGACGCACTGTCGCCGGTGGCCTACATCAAGGGCGCGTGGTTCCTGAGCTTTCTGGAGCAGCGCTACGGTCGCGAGGCCTTTGATGCCTTCCTCCGCGGCTACTTCGATCGCTTCGCGTTCCAGAGTATCGACAGCGGCGCCTTCATCGGACATCTGCGCGAGACCCTGATGGCCTCGCAGCCGGAGGTGATGAGTGAGGCTGAGCTGCAGGCCTGGCTGTTCGAGCCCGGTGTTCCGGAGTTCGCGGTGCCGGCGAGCTCTCCGCGTTTCGACGCGGTCGACGCCGCGCGCAGCCGCTTTCTCGATGGCAAGACGGCAGCCAAGGAGCTGGACACCGCGCAGTGGAGCACCCAGGAGTGGCTGCATTTCCTTGAAGGCATGCCGGAGGTGCTGGAGAGCGCCCAGCTGATCGCGCTGGATGAGGCCTTCCGCTTCACCGGCACGGCCAACGGCGAATTCGCCATGCGCTGGTATCCGCTGGCCGAGCGCAGCGGCTATTTCGAGGCGCGGCCGGCGATGGCCGAATTCTTGAAGCGCATCGGCCGGCGCAAACTGATCCTGCCTGTCTACGCCGCGCTTGCCGCCAGCCCTGAGGGCAAGGAGTTCGCCCGCGCGGTGTTCGCAGACGCGCGGCCGGGCTATCACCCGATCACCGCGGCCTCGGTTGAAGCCGCGTTGAAGTAG
- a CDS encoding DUF1579 family protein: MDASPALDLLATLRGDWVGVTRLHAGHAAQPEHTSSAWLRCVEAGAPSRARLRYVWTFEDRIREGHLLLAIDPGSRRASGAWMDSGVGGAIGGDEVLALRGWLDESGLLRLSGQGPEADSGAWTWRLELDCPAAAHLELRLYTTSPQGEEELAASAEYRR; this comes from the coding sequence ATGGACGCAAGCCCTGCACTCGACCTGCTGGCAACGCTGCGCGGTGACTGGGTGGGCGTGACTCGCCTCCATGCCGGCCATGCCGCCCAGCCCGAGCACACCTCCAGCGCGTGGCTGCGCTGCGTGGAGGCAGGAGCACCTTCGCGCGCCCGCCTGCGCTACGTATGGACCTTCGAAGACCGCATCCGCGAGGGGCATCTGCTGCTGGCGATCGATCCGGGCAGCCGTCGCGCCAGCGGTGCGTGGATGGACAGCGGCGTCGGCGGCGCGATCGGCGGCGATGAGGTGCTGGCCCTTCGCGGATGGCTGGATGAGAGCGGCTTGCTGCGTTTGAGTGGTCAAGGCCCCGAGGCCGACAGCGGTGCGTGGACCTGGCGCCTCGAACTCGACTGCCCCGCAGCGGCCCATCTCGAGTTGCGCCTCTACACCACCTCGCCGCAGGGCGAGGAAGAGCTCGCCGCCTCGGCGGAGTACCGGCGCTGA
- a CDS encoding histone deacetylase family protein, giving the protein MLLFTHPVCIRHSAGPGHPESPQRLASVLQALHGIDDLPIDWREAPRATREQLLRAHTPELVASILDVAIEHQHRIDEDTAMNADSPEAARHAAGAVVAAIDAVMAGEAKRAFCAVRPPGHHATRAQAMGFCLFNSVAVGAAHALAEHGLQRVAIIDFDVHHGNGSQDIFWNDPRVMYLSSHQTPLYPYSGAMDERGAGNILNLPLPEGAGGQELREVYRVHALPALHAFKPELVLVSAGFDGHRLDPLAGLNLEAADYAWLTEELIDLADRHAEGRLVSALEGGYSLTALRECSLAHVRALAEADLAATA; this is encoded by the coding sequence ATGCTGCTGTTCACCCACCCCGTCTGCATCCGCCACAGCGCGGGTCCTGGCCACCCCGAATCGCCGCAGCGGCTCGCTTCCGTGCTGCAGGCTTTGCACGGTATCGACGACCTGCCGATCGACTGGCGCGAGGCGCCGCGCGCAACGCGCGAACAGTTGCTGCGGGCGCATACGCCCGAGCTGGTCGCCAGCATTCTGGATGTCGCCATCGAGCATCAGCACCGCATCGACGAAGACACCGCGATGAACGCGGATTCGCCCGAGGCCGCGCGCCATGCCGCCGGCGCCGTCGTAGCCGCCATCGACGCGGTGATGGCCGGCGAGGCCAAGCGCGCCTTCTGCGCGGTGCGCCCGCCGGGCCACCACGCGACGCGCGCCCAGGCCATGGGTTTCTGCCTGTTCAACTCAGTGGCCGTAGGCGCCGCGCATGCGCTTGCCGAGCACGGCCTCCAGCGCGTCGCGATCATCGATTTCGACGTGCACCACGGCAACGGCAGCCAGGACATTTTCTGGAACGATCCGCGGGTGATGTACCTGTCCAGCCACCAGACGCCGCTGTATCCCTACAGCGGCGCGATGGACGAGCGCGGTGCCGGCAACATTCTCAACCTGCCGCTGCCCGAGGGCGCCGGCGGCCAGGAGCTGCGTGAGGTCTATCGCGTCCACGCCCTGCCCGCCCTGCACGCCTTCAAGCCCGAGCTGGTGCTGGTCTCAGCGGGCTTCGACGGGCATCGGCTCGATCCGCTGGCCGGCTTGAACCTCGAAGCCGCCGACTACGCCTGGCTGACCGAAGAGCTGATCGATCTCGCCGACCGCCACGCCGAGGGGCGGCTGGTGTCGGCCTTGGAGGGCGGCTACAGCCTGACCGCGCTGCGCGAGTGCAGCCTGGCCCACGTGCGCGCCTTGGCCGAGGCGGATCTCGCCGCCACCGCGTGA